From Daphnia pulicaria isolate SC F1-1A chromosome 4, SC_F0-13Bv2, whole genome shotgun sequence, one genomic window encodes:
- the LOC124337570 gene encoding protein lethal(2)denticleless-like isoform X3, giving the protein MISSLINRQYGSSTGKEEFSIDFLLTKLQCHQDDEYPGIFSTSNSAPSSDLLYACKFSQSPGFEHIVALANEDGKIAFQDTNVVGKARPVHGTQAHENAIFDLCWAPSSWQIVTASGDQTSILFDIGRSSISPISIFRGHTASIKSVDFSPTNSSLFASGSRDGAIMVWDTRGSIHLKAENVIKNAHPVQAFTEVKTSRTKKRTTPSTSGVSSVTSVLFQNDYTLLSAGAADGNIHVWDLRKNYTVYKGDPLPKTSIPYGWLTCRSGIASLSLDPGKTLLYAAAMDDVIYEFNVASYDENPVGVYGGHEQHSFYIKSCLSGDGKYLISGSSDDHAYVWKVGAGPRPGLLTMFQKF; this is encoded by the exons atgatttcttctCTTATCAATCGACAATATGGAAGTTCAACAG GAAAAGAGGAATTTTCGATTGATTTCCTTTTAACCAAGCTTCAGTGTCATCAGGATGATGAATACCCTGGGATTTTCTCAACCTCAAATTCTGCTCCAAGTTCTGATTTACTGTATGCTTGTAAATTTTCTCAGTCACCTGGCTTTGAACACATAGTGGCCCTTGCCAatgaagatggaaaaattgcatttcaaGACACCAATGTCGTTGGAAAAGCAAGACCTGTTCATGGTACCCAGGCACATGAAAATGCAATATTTGATCTTTGTTGGGCCCCTTCATCTTGGCAAATAGTTACTGCTAGTGGTGACCAGACCTCAATACTCTTTGACATTGGCAGAAGCTCAATTAGTCCCATTTCCATCTTTCGAGGCCATACTGCTAGCATAAAGTCTGTTGATTTTTCCCCAACCAATTCAT CTCTCTTTGCTAGTGGTTCTCGTGATGGTGCTATAATGGTTTGGGATACACGGGGCAGTATTCATTTAAAAGctgaaaatgttattaaaaatGCCCATCCTGTTCAAG CTTTTACAGAGGTAAAGACATCACGTACTAAAAAGAGGACTACTCCCAGCACTAGTGGTGTTAGCAGTGTTACTTCTGTCCTGTTCCAGAATGATTATACTCTTTTGAGTGCAGGAGCAGCAGATGG AAACATTCATGTTTGGGACCTCAGGAAAAATTATACAG TTTACAAAGGTGATCCGTTACCTAAGACATCAATTCCCTATGGATGGCTCACATGTCGAAGCGGAATAGCCAGTCTTTCCTTAGACCCTGGAAAAACTCTCTTATACGCCGCTGCAATGGACGATGTTATTTACGAATTTAATGTTGCATCTTATGATGAAAATCCAG TTGGTGTTTATGGCGGGCATGAACAGCACTCATTTTACATCAAATCCTGTTTAAGCGGGGATGGCAAATACCTAATTAGTGGATCCAGTGACGATCACGCATACGTCTGGAAAGTCGGCGCAGGTCCTCGGCC TGGTCTTCTAACAATGTTCCAAAA GTTTTAA
- the LOC124337572 gene encoding aromatic-L-amino-acid decarboxylase-like produces the protein MDAQQFRSAAHEMIDFIIDYLENIRSRRVLPTVQPGYIRDMIPATAPEQGEPWQAIFQDVERVIMPGVTHWHSPHFHAYYPTGNSWPAILADILSDAIGCLGFSWIAGPACTDLEVVMMDWLGQLLGIPSQFLACSGGTGGGVIQGTASEATLVALLAAKAKAINCLKAMDPEVDESQIVGRLLAYSSDQSHSSVERAGILAGVRVRLLQSDELFRLRGETLKLAMEEDRAKGLIPFFVTATLGTTPSCAFDDLSEIGPVCHQFENIWLHVDAAYAGSAFICDEYRHHLNGLELADSFNFNPHKWLLVNFDCSAMWLKNANDVVDPFKIDPLYLKSDRQGQSPDYRHWQIPFGRRFRSLKLWFVMRTYGAEGLRAHIRRQVKLACEFHQLVVNDDRFEVPVPPALGLVCFRMKGENSLNETLLKIINDAGRIHMVPAKLRGQFVLRMAVCSRYTESRDIVFAWQELKSHADALTGQQQLLKN, from the exons ATGGATGCGCAACAGTTTCGCTCCGCTGCTCACGAGATGATTGACTTCATCATCGACTATCTGGAAAATATCCGCAGCAG GCGTGTCCTACCGACGGTCCAACCCGGCTACATTCGGGATATGATACCCGCAACCGCACCAGAACAAGGGGAGCCATGGCAAGCAATTTTCCAAGATGTTGAACGAGTTATTATGCCTGGG gtaACTCACTGGCACTCTCCTCATTTCCACGCCTATTATCCTACTGGCAATTCTTGGCCGGCTATTTTAGCTGATATTTTGAGTGACGCTATTGGTTGCCTTGGCTTTTCTTGG ATTGCGGGTCCTGCTTGTACTGACCTAGAAGTTGTCATGATGGACTGGTTGGGACAACTACTCGGTATTCCTTCTCAATTTCTCGCCTGTTCGGGAGGGACCGGAGGCGGCGTGATTCAA gGAACGGCTAGTGAGGCAACCCTTGTGGCTCTCTTGGCAGCAAAAGCGAAGGCCATCAATTGTTTGAAAGCAATGGATCCAGAAGTCGATGAAAGCCAAATTGTCGGTCGATTGCTTGCTTACTCTTCAG ATCAATCGCATTCTTCGGTGGAAAGAGCTGGAATTCTGGCCGGCGTTCGGGTTCGTCTTCTTCAGAGCGACGAACTTTTCCGTCTGCGAGGAGAAACTCTGAAATTGGCAATGGAAGAAGATAGAGCTAAAGGATTAATCCCGTTCTTT GTTACGGCAACTTTGGGTACAACACCTTCTTGCGCTTTCGACGACCTGTCCGAGATCGGCCCAGTCTGTCATCAGTTTGAAAACATTTGGCTACACGTTGATGCCGCCTATGCTG GCTCAGCTTTCATTTGCGATGAATACCGCCACCATTTGAATGGTTTAGAGTTGGCCGATTCGTTTAACTTCAACCCGCACAAATGGCTTTTAGTCAATTTTGACTGCTCTGCTATGTG GTTGAAAAATGCAAATGATGTGGTAGACCCTTTTAAAATCGATCCTCTCTACTTGAAAAGTGATCGACAGGGACAATCACCGGATTACCGG CATTGGCAAATTCCCTTCGGGAGGCGATTTCGTTCACTGAAACTCTGGTTTGTGATGCGTACTTACGGCGCAGAGGGACTGCGAGCTCACATTCGCCGTCAGGTCAAACTGGCCTGTGAATTCCACCAACTGGTGGTCAACGACGATCGCTTTGAGGTTCCAGTTCCTCCTGCCTTGGGTCTTGTTTGCTTCCGGATGAAG GGAGAAAATAGTTTGAACGAAACATTACTAAAAATAATCAACGATGCGGGAAGGATACACATGGTGCCGGCTAAGCTTCGTGGACAATTCGTTCTTCGAATGGCTGTTTGTTCTCGTTACACCGAATCACGCGACATAGTTTTTGCTTGGCAGGAACTTAAAAGTCACGCCGATGCTCTCACGGGTCAGCAGCAACTGTTGAAAAACTGA